The Pseudopipra pipra isolate bDixPip1 chromosome 6, bDixPip1.hap1, whole genome shotgun sequence genome includes a region encoding these proteins:
- the DCAF4 gene encoding DDB1- and CUL4-associated factor 4 isoform X1, which yields MECKRLRLLEEEEKQKKKTTKAGLNSSVLLQKRQLGLLSSTSYCRLVHELKVNCMQRRKIEIHSPDSSVAGTNNFKIIVADVACERIFTVNDVEHGGCKYGIINLSGLGKESLTVEMYDNLYFTNRKVNSVCWASLTHPDSHVLLCLMGIAETPGCASLLPASLFSSTNPGDRPGMLCSFKISTAWSCAWCLNPQADNCFSTGLTRRVLVTNVVTGHRQTFGTSSDVLAQQFARQTPVLYNGCRSGEIFSIDVRQRNRKGQSWKAIRLFHGSAVTSIHLMEAEHYLMAADMAGKIKLWDLRTTKCVKQYHGHHNEYAILPLHVNEEEGLLTAVGQDCYTRIWSLHDTHLLRTIPSPHPSSKDAIPSVVFSSRLGGRRGVPGLLMAVKQDLYHFSYI from the exons ATGGAATGCAAAAGACTGAGACTCttagaagaggaagaaaaacaaaagaag AAAACAACAAAGGCTGGACTGAACTCATCTGTGCTGTTACAGAAAAGGCAGCTGGGTTTGCTCAGCTCCACAAGTTATTGCAG GCTAGTCCATGAACTAAAAGTGAACTGCATGCAGAGGAGGAAGATAGAAATTCACAGTCCGGATTCCTCAGTTGCTGGAACCaacaattttaaaatcattGTG GCAGATGTTGCTTGTGAACGAATATTCACTGTGAACGATGTAGAGCATGGAGGATGTAAATATGGTATCATCAATCTCAGCGGTTTGGGGAAGGAGTCTCTCACTGTGGAGATGTATGACAACCTCTACTTCACAAACCGCAAA GTGAATTCTGTGTGCTGGGCATCACTGACTCATCCAGATTCTCatgtttt GCTGTGTCTCATGGGAATTGCAGAAACACCAGGCTGTGCCAGTCTGCTTCCAGCATCATTGTTCAGCAGCACTAACCCAG GAGATCGACCTGGAATGCTGTGCAGTTTCAAGATATCCACTGCCTGGTCCTGTGCTTGGTGCCTGAATCCCCAAGCAGACAACTGCTTCAGCACAG GCCTGACACGACGAGTTCTTGTGACCAATGTAGTGACAGGGCATCGACAGACATTTGGAACCAGTAGTGATGTGTTGGCACAACAGTTTGCCAGACAG ACCCCAGTCCTTTACAATGGCTGCCGTTCAGGTGAGATTTTCAGCATTGATGTGCGTCAACGTAACCGAAAGGGACAGAGCTGGAAAGCAATTCGTCTCTTCCATGGCTCAGCAGTTACATCTATTCACCTTATGGAGGCTGAACATTATCTTATGGCAGCAGATATGGCTGGAAAG ATAAAACTGTGGGACCTGAGAACAACAAAGTGTGTGAAGCAGTACCACGGTCATCACAATGAATATGCTATTCTCCCTCTGCATGTAAATGAGGAGGAAGGACTTCTTACAGCAG TTGGTCAGGATTGCTACACCAGAATTTGGAGTCTCCACGACACCCATCTGCTTAGAACCATCCCTTCTCCCCACCCATCATCCAAAGATGCCATTCCTAGTGTGGTGTTTTCTTCAAGACTTGGGGGTCGCCGAGGAGTTCCTGGCTTACTCATGGCTGTCAAACAGGACCTCTACCACTTCTCCTATATCTGA
- the DCAF4 gene encoding DDB1- and CUL4-associated factor 4 isoform X2, whose amino-acid sequence MECKRLRLLEEEEKQKKKTTKAGLNSSVLLQKRQLGLPPTCFYRLVHELKVNCMQRRKIEIHSPDSSVAGTNNFKIIVADVACERIFTVNDVEHGGCKYGIINLSGLGKESLTVEMYDNLYFTNRKVNSVCWASLTHPDSHVLLCLMGIAETPGCASLLPASLFSSTNPGDRPGMLCSFKISTAWSCAWCLNPQADNCFSTGLTRRVLVTNVVTGHRQTFGTSSDVLAQQFARQTPVLYNGCRSGEIFSIDVRQRNRKGQSWKAIRLFHGSAVTSIHLMEAEHYLMAADMAGKIKLWDLRTTKCVKQYHGHHNEYAILPLHVNEEEGLLTAVGQDCYTRIWSLHDTHLLRTIPSPHPSSKDAIPSVVFSSRLGGRRGVPGLLMAVKQDLYHFSYI is encoded by the exons ATGGAATGCAAAAGACTGAGACTCttagaagaggaagaaaaacaaaagaag AAAACAACAAAGGCTGGACTGAACTCATCTGTGCTGTTACAGAAAAGGCAGCTGGGTTTG ccccccacCTGTTTTTACAGGCTAGTCCATGAACTAAAAGTGAACTGCATGCAGAGGAGGAAGATAGAAATTCACAGTCCGGATTCCTCAGTTGCTGGAACCaacaattttaaaatcattGTG GCAGATGTTGCTTGTGAACGAATATTCACTGTGAACGATGTAGAGCATGGAGGATGTAAATATGGTATCATCAATCTCAGCGGTTTGGGGAAGGAGTCTCTCACTGTGGAGATGTATGACAACCTCTACTTCACAAACCGCAAA GTGAATTCTGTGTGCTGGGCATCACTGACTCATCCAGATTCTCatgtttt GCTGTGTCTCATGGGAATTGCAGAAACACCAGGCTGTGCCAGTCTGCTTCCAGCATCATTGTTCAGCAGCACTAACCCAG GAGATCGACCTGGAATGCTGTGCAGTTTCAAGATATCCACTGCCTGGTCCTGTGCTTGGTGCCTGAATCCCCAAGCAGACAACTGCTTCAGCACAG GCCTGACACGACGAGTTCTTGTGACCAATGTAGTGACAGGGCATCGACAGACATTTGGAACCAGTAGTGATGTGTTGGCACAACAGTTTGCCAGACAG ACCCCAGTCCTTTACAATGGCTGCCGTTCAGGTGAGATTTTCAGCATTGATGTGCGTCAACGTAACCGAAAGGGACAGAGCTGGAAAGCAATTCGTCTCTTCCATGGCTCAGCAGTTACATCTATTCACCTTATGGAGGCTGAACATTATCTTATGGCAGCAGATATGGCTGGAAAG ATAAAACTGTGGGACCTGAGAACAACAAAGTGTGTGAAGCAGTACCACGGTCATCACAATGAATATGCTATTCTCCCTCTGCATGTAAATGAGGAGGAAGGACTTCTTACAGCAG TTGGTCAGGATTGCTACACCAGAATTTGGAGTCTCCACGACACCCATCTGCTTAGAACCATCCCTTCTCCCCACCCATCATCCAAAGATGCCATTCCTAGTGTGGTGTTTTCTTCAAGACTTGGGGGTCGCCGAGGAGTTCCTGGCTTACTCATGGCTGTCAAACAGGACCTCTACCACTTCTCCTATATCTGA
- the DCAF4 gene encoding DDB1- and CUL4-associated factor 4 isoform X4, which yields MECKRLRLLEEEEKQKKKTTKAGLNSSVLLQKRQLGLPPTCFYRLVHELKVNCMQRRKIEIHSPDSSVAGTNNFKIIVVNSVCWASLTHPDSHVLLCLMGIAETPGCASLLPASLFSSTNPGDRPGMLCSFKISTAWSCAWCLNPQADNCFSTGLTRRVLVTNVVTGHRQTFGTSSDVLAQQFARQTPVLYNGCRSGEIFSIDVRQRNRKGQSWKAIRLFHGSAVTSIHLMEAEHYLMAADMAGKIKLWDLRTTKCVKQYHGHHNEYAILPLHVNEEEGLLTAVGQDCYTRIWSLHDTHLLRTIPSPHPSSKDAIPSVVFSSRLGGRRGVPGLLMAVKQDLYHFSYI from the exons ATGGAATGCAAAAGACTGAGACTCttagaagaggaagaaaaacaaaagaag AAAACAACAAAGGCTGGACTGAACTCATCTGTGCTGTTACAGAAAAGGCAGCTGGGTTTG ccccccacCTGTTTTTACAGGCTAGTCCATGAACTAAAAGTGAACTGCATGCAGAGGAGGAAGATAGAAATTCACAGTCCGGATTCCTCAGTTGCTGGAACCaacaattttaaaatcattGTG GTGAATTCTGTGTGCTGGGCATCACTGACTCATCCAGATTCTCatgtttt GCTGTGTCTCATGGGAATTGCAGAAACACCAGGCTGTGCCAGTCTGCTTCCAGCATCATTGTTCAGCAGCACTAACCCAG GAGATCGACCTGGAATGCTGTGCAGTTTCAAGATATCCACTGCCTGGTCCTGTGCTTGGTGCCTGAATCCCCAAGCAGACAACTGCTTCAGCACAG GCCTGACACGACGAGTTCTTGTGACCAATGTAGTGACAGGGCATCGACAGACATTTGGAACCAGTAGTGATGTGTTGGCACAACAGTTTGCCAGACAG ACCCCAGTCCTTTACAATGGCTGCCGTTCAGGTGAGATTTTCAGCATTGATGTGCGTCAACGTAACCGAAAGGGACAGAGCTGGAAAGCAATTCGTCTCTTCCATGGCTCAGCAGTTACATCTATTCACCTTATGGAGGCTGAACATTATCTTATGGCAGCAGATATGGCTGGAAAG ATAAAACTGTGGGACCTGAGAACAACAAAGTGTGTGAAGCAGTACCACGGTCATCACAATGAATATGCTATTCTCCCTCTGCATGTAAATGAGGAGGAAGGACTTCTTACAGCAG TTGGTCAGGATTGCTACACCAGAATTTGGAGTCTCCACGACACCCATCTGCTTAGAACCATCCCTTCTCCCCACCCATCATCCAAAGATGCCATTCCTAGTGTGGTGTTTTCTTCAAGACTTGGGGGTCGCCGAGGAGTTCCTGGCTTACTCATGGCTGTCAAACAGGACCTCTACCACTTCTCCTATATCTGA
- the DCAF4 gene encoding DDB1- and CUL4-associated factor 4 isoform X3, with amino-acid sequence MECKRLRLLEEEEKQKKKTTKAGLNSSVLLQKRQLGLLSSTSYCRLVHELKVNCMQRRKIEIHSPDSSVAGTNNFKIIVVNSVCWASLTHPDSHVLLCLMGIAETPGCASLLPASLFSSTNPGDRPGMLCSFKISTAWSCAWCLNPQADNCFSTGLTRRVLVTNVVTGHRQTFGTSSDVLAQQFARQTPVLYNGCRSGEIFSIDVRQRNRKGQSWKAIRLFHGSAVTSIHLMEAEHYLMAADMAGKIKLWDLRTTKCVKQYHGHHNEYAILPLHVNEEEGLLTAVGQDCYTRIWSLHDTHLLRTIPSPHPSSKDAIPSVVFSSRLGGRRGVPGLLMAVKQDLYHFSYI; translated from the exons ATGGAATGCAAAAGACTGAGACTCttagaagaggaagaaaaacaaaagaag AAAACAACAAAGGCTGGACTGAACTCATCTGTGCTGTTACAGAAAAGGCAGCTGGGTTTGCTCAGCTCCACAAGTTATTGCAG GCTAGTCCATGAACTAAAAGTGAACTGCATGCAGAGGAGGAAGATAGAAATTCACAGTCCGGATTCCTCAGTTGCTGGAACCaacaattttaaaatcattGTG GTGAATTCTGTGTGCTGGGCATCACTGACTCATCCAGATTCTCatgtttt GCTGTGTCTCATGGGAATTGCAGAAACACCAGGCTGTGCCAGTCTGCTTCCAGCATCATTGTTCAGCAGCACTAACCCAG GAGATCGACCTGGAATGCTGTGCAGTTTCAAGATATCCACTGCCTGGTCCTGTGCTTGGTGCCTGAATCCCCAAGCAGACAACTGCTTCAGCACAG GCCTGACACGACGAGTTCTTGTGACCAATGTAGTGACAGGGCATCGACAGACATTTGGAACCAGTAGTGATGTGTTGGCACAACAGTTTGCCAGACAG ACCCCAGTCCTTTACAATGGCTGCCGTTCAGGTGAGATTTTCAGCATTGATGTGCGTCAACGTAACCGAAAGGGACAGAGCTGGAAAGCAATTCGTCTCTTCCATGGCTCAGCAGTTACATCTATTCACCTTATGGAGGCTGAACATTATCTTATGGCAGCAGATATGGCTGGAAAG ATAAAACTGTGGGACCTGAGAACAACAAAGTGTGTGAAGCAGTACCACGGTCATCACAATGAATATGCTATTCTCCCTCTGCATGTAAATGAGGAGGAAGGACTTCTTACAGCAG TTGGTCAGGATTGCTACACCAGAATTTGGAGTCTCCACGACACCCATCTGCTTAGAACCATCCCTTCTCCCCACCCATCATCCAAAGATGCCATTCCTAGTGTGGTGTTTTCTTCAAGACTTGGGGGTCGCCGAGGAGTTCCTGGCTTACTCATGGCTGTCAAACAGGACCTCTACCACTTCTCCTATATCTGA